A section of the Centropristis striata isolate RG_2023a ecotype Rhode Island chromosome 7, C.striata_1.0, whole genome shotgun sequence genome encodes:
- the lzts3b gene encoding leucine zipper putative tumor suppressor 3 isoform X2, whose product MKSVGTRTTLPRAPPLSRRCPADRSCSAERLPRPPATISDGTASSDERGSVSIGTGTCTGTDRPTETASSTNTECTMTAPSNNNQLECGNGAGRREREWERERERERQRERGRDRDRDRDWDRERLERERERERNRERERERVERERLERERERERERARERERERIEREKIERERERERERERERERERLENERLEREREREMQAAGLDVCGNIVGRGGNEKNNVGMNQHQHQHREMAAARADSDNNPGSHNPPSHNPPKILPVSGKLEQAMQNNSGLVRPSAFKPVVPKSFHSMQNLVGQAGGAGSEGKTEARSEGYGESRGGRRGRDGAGGESGEVPEALLLDQDSPVRVSRTEGGVNGNEVVQGGMSDSGRNSLTSLPTYTGSGSGCGPPAVLGPLSASTSHINRLGMAGATAGLDKLEKPGYQNGLSASDSGRSSSGKSSSSYQRLSHLSDAPAPLRPSPSSDDIIQDLEDRLWEKEQEVQHMRRNLDQSEAAIVQVFEEKQRIWERQMDELRQNYASRLQQVTRRAQRSQTALQAQIGRLSQDKRRLQEEMAALLAQREELERKCLDYRKEQADILPRLEETKWEVCQKAGEISLLKQQLRESQAEVTQRAGEMVALRGQLKELNAQLREREETMLGLKDSYSTKSLELEKCEGELRRTLSEVSILREKLGVFEAEVLSLKRALSEVSRGAEVVVSPNLAAAGLLPPWGIVHCTRNPTEPSTNSLTPTADTLLSLQSDEAKAQRQEAQRQERQQREEAQWRDVQQRQEAHMQQDIRMRQDATIRPEAQLRQEAQLRQEAHLRHEAQLRQEAQLRQEVQLRQEAQLCHEAQMRQEAQLRHEAQLCQEAQLRQDGHQAQRGQEGHWDEAGELRRQLEQLQAALRLERQQRERQALNFDQERHTWQDEKERVLKYQAQLQLSYVETLQKNQALEKRMSQLGAKPNTTSTTTTITTTTTTSPTSSNSPPPAPALSPLSPQSPPSLPGPIALTISPPCEDQKGPPSLHQLANPWAGPSRLERIESTEI is encoded by the exons ATGAAGTCTGTGGGTACGAGGACCACCCTGCCCAGAgcccctcctctctctcgcCGTTGCCCTGCTGACCGCAGCTGCAGCGCAGAGCGACTGCCCCGCCCTCCGGCGACTATATCTGACGGGACGGCTTCTAGCGATGAACGCGGGAGTGTTAGTATTGGGACTGGGACCTGTACCGGAACTGACCGGCCCACCGAAACAGCCTCCTCCACCAACACTGAATGTACCATGACGGCCCCGTCCAACAACAACCAGTTGGAGTGTGGCAATGGAGCAGGCAGGCGGGAGAGGGAGTGGGAaagggagagggaaagagagaggcagCGTGAGAGGGGGAGAGACAGGGACCGGGACCGAGACTGGGACAGAGAGAGGttagagagggagcgagagagggagaggaaccgGGAAAGAGAGCGGGAacgagtggagagggagaggctggagcgagagagggagcgggagagggagagagccagggagagggaaagagagagaattgAGAGGGAgaagatagaaagagagagggagcgagagagggaaagggagagagagagggaacgaGAGAGACTGGAGAACGAGAggttggaaagagagagagagagggaaatgcAGGCTGCAGGGTTAGATGTCTGTGGGAACATTGTGGGACGAGGAGGAAATGAGAAGAACAACGTTGGCATGAACCAACACCAACACCAGCACAGAGAGATGGCAGCCGCCAGAGCTGACAGTGACAACAACCCAGGCAGCCATAACCCTCCAAGCCACAACCCACCCAAGATCCTGCCAGTGTCGGGAAAACTGGAGCAG GCGATGCAGAACAACTCAGGCCTTGTCCGTCCCTCTGCCTTCAAACCGGTGGTTCCCAAGAGCTTCCACTCCATGCAGAACCTGGTGGGCCAGGCAGGAGGGGCTGGGAGCGAGGGCAAGACTGAGGCAAGGAGTGAAGGGTACGGTGAGAGCAGAGGAGGCAGGAGAGGCAGGGACGGAGCAGGAGGAGAATCAGGAGAGGTCCCAGAGGCCCTGCTCCTGGACCAGGACAGCCCAGTGAGGGTCAGCAGAACTGAGGGCGGGGTAAATGGTAATGAAGTGGTTCAGGGAGGGATGTCTGATTCAGGGAGGAACTCCTTGACCAGCCTGCCCACCTATACAGGCTCGGGGTCCGGTTGTGGGCCCCCAGCAGTCCTGGGGCCGCTCAGTGCTTCCACCAGCCACATCAACAGGTTGGGCATGGCTGGGGCAACTGCAGGCCTGGACAAGCTGGAAAAGCCTGGCTATCAG AACGGGCTCAGCGCCTCAGACAGCGGTCGGTCTTCCTCAGGAAAGAGCTCCTCGTCCTATCAGAGACTGAGCCACCTGAGTGATGCCCCAGCACCTCTacgcccctccccctcctccgaTGACATCATCCAGGACCTCGAGGACCGCTTGTGGGAGAAAGAGCAAGAG GTTCAGCACATGCGCAGAAACCTGGACCAAAGTGAGGCAGCAATCGTTCAGGTGTTTGAGGAGAAGCAACGTATCTGGGAGCGACAGATGGACGAGCTGAGACAGAACTACGCCTCGCGCCTACAGCAG GTTACCCGTCGTGCTCAGCGCTCCCAGACTGCCCTGCAGGCCCAGATAGGCCGTCTGTCCCAGGACAAGAGGAGGCTCCAAGAGGAGATGGCGGCTCTGTTGGCCCAGAGAGAGGAGCTAGAGAGAAAGTGTCTGGATTACAGGAAGGAGCAGGCTGACATCTTGCCTCGTCTGGAGgagaccaagtgggag GTGTGTCAGAAGGCAGGAGAGATCTCCCTGCTGAAGCAGCAGCTGAGGGAGAGTCAGGCTGAAGTTACCCAGCGGGCTGGAGAGATGGTGGCACTGAGAGGCCAGCTGAAGGAGCTCAACGCCCAGCTGAGGGAGCGGGAGGAGACCATGCTGGGCCTGAAGGACTCCTATAGCACCAAGAGTCTGGAGCTTGAGAAGTGTGAGGGAGAGCTGAGGAGAACTCTGTCAGAG GTGTCGATCCTCAGAGAGAAGCTGGGCGTATTTGAGGCAGAGGTGCTCAGCTTAAAGCGGGCTCTGAGTGAAGTGAGCAGAGGAGCAGAAGTTGTTGTGAGCCCGAACTTAGCAGCTGCAGGACTGTTGCCCCCCTGGGGAATTGTCCACTGCACACGTAACCCCACTGAGCCCTCAACCAACTCTCTCACCCCCACAGCTGACACCCTGTTGAGTCTCCAGAGTGACGAAGCCAAAGCCCAAAGGCAGGAGGCTCAGAGACAGGAGAGGCAGCAACGTGAAGAAGCTCAATGGCGTGACGTGCAGCAGCGGCAAGAAGCCCACATGCAGCAGGACATCCGAATGCGTCAGGATGCCACAATCAGACCAGAAGCCCAACTCCGCCAGGAGGCCCAGCTTCGTCAGGAGGCTCATCTCCGCCATGAAGCCCAACTACGCCAAGAAGCACAGCTGCGGCAAGAGGTGCAGCTCCGTCAGGAGGCCCAGCTTTGCCATGAGGCCCAAATGCGCCAAGAGGCCCAGCTACGTCACGAAGCCCAACTCTGCCAGGAGGCACAACTGCGTCAGGATGGCCACCAGGCACAGCGAGGCCAGGAGGGTCACTGGGACGAGGCAGGGGAGCTGCGCAGGCAACTAGAGCAGCTGCAGGCCGCTTTGCGTCTGGAGCGGCAACAACGGGAACGTCAGGCCCTCAACTTCGACCAGGAGCGACACACCTGGCAGGACGAGAAGGAACGGGTTTTGAAATACCAGGctcagctgcagctcagctATGTGGAAACGCTGCAGAAGAACCAAGCTTTGGAAAAACGTATGAGCCAGTTGGGAGCCAAACCAAACACAAcgtccaccaccaccactatcaccactaccaccaccacctcccccACCTCTTCCAATTCTCCACCTCCAGCACCAGCCCTCTCACCCCTGTCTCCTCAGTCCCCACCCTCGCTCCCTGGCCCTATTGCCCTCACCATCTCTCCACCTTGTGAAGATCAGAAAGGCCCTCCTTCTCTCCACCAGCTTGCCAATCCCTGGGCAGGACCCTCACGTCTGGAGAGGATAGAGTCCACTGAGATATAG
- the lzts3b gene encoding leucine zipper putative tumor suppressor 3 isoform X1 — protein MGSVGSGVAGEQEFAMKSVGTRTTLPRAPPLSRRCPADRSCSAERLPRPPATISDGTASSDERGSVSIGTGTCTGTDRPTETASSTNTECTMTAPSNNNQLECGNGAGRREREWERERERERQRERGRDRDRDRDWDRERLERERERERNRERERERVERERLERERERERERARERERERIEREKIERERERERERERERERERLENERLEREREREMQAAGLDVCGNIVGRGGNEKNNVGMNQHQHQHREMAAARADSDNNPGSHNPPSHNPPKILPVSGKLEQAMQNNSGLVRPSAFKPVVPKSFHSMQNLVGQAGGAGSEGKTEARSEGYGESRGGRRGRDGAGGESGEVPEALLLDQDSPVRVSRTEGGVNGNEVVQGGMSDSGRNSLTSLPTYTGSGSGCGPPAVLGPLSASTSHINRLGMAGATAGLDKLEKPGYQNGLSASDSGRSSSGKSSSSYQRLSHLSDAPAPLRPSPSSDDIIQDLEDRLWEKEQEVQHMRRNLDQSEAAIVQVFEEKQRIWERQMDELRQNYASRLQQVTRRAQRSQTALQAQIGRLSQDKRRLQEEMAALLAQREELERKCLDYRKEQADILPRLEETKWEVCQKAGEISLLKQQLRESQAEVTQRAGEMVALRGQLKELNAQLREREETMLGLKDSYSTKSLELEKCEGELRRTLSEVSILREKLGVFEAEVLSLKRALSEVSRGAEVVVSPNLAAAGLLPPWGIVHCTRNPTEPSTNSLTPTADTLLSLQSDEAKAQRQEAQRQERQQREEAQWRDVQQRQEAHMQQDIRMRQDATIRPEAQLRQEAQLRQEAHLRHEAQLRQEAQLRQEVQLRQEAQLCHEAQMRQEAQLRHEAQLCQEAQLRQDGHQAQRGQEGHWDEAGELRRQLEQLQAALRLERQQRERQALNFDQERHTWQDEKERVLKYQAQLQLSYVETLQKNQALEKRMSQLGAKPNTTSTTTTITTTTTTSPTSSNSPPPAPALSPLSPQSPPSLPGPIALTISPPCEDQKGPPSLHQLANPWAGPSRLERIESTEI, from the exons ATGGGCAGTGTTGGCAGTGGGGTGGCAGGAGAGCAGGAGTTTGCCATGAAGTCTGTGGGTACGAGGACCACCCTGCCCAGAgcccctcctctctctcgcCGTTGCCCTGCTGACCGCAGCTGCAGCGCAGAGCGACTGCCCCGCCCTCCGGCGACTATATCTGACGGGACGGCTTCTAGCGATGAACGCGGGAGTGTTAGTATTGGGACTGGGACCTGTACCGGAACTGACCGGCCCACCGAAACAGCCTCCTCCACCAACACTGAATGTACCATGACGGCCCCGTCCAACAACAACCAGTTGGAGTGTGGCAATGGAGCAGGCAGGCGGGAGAGGGAGTGGGAaagggagagggaaagagagaggcagCGTGAGAGGGGGAGAGACAGGGACCGGGACCGAGACTGGGACAGAGAGAGGttagagagggagcgagagagggagaggaaccgGGAAAGAGAGCGGGAacgagtggagagggagaggctggagcgagagagggagcgggagagggagagagccagggagagggaaagagagagaattgAGAGGGAgaagatagaaagagagagggagcgagagagggaaagggagagagagagggaacgaGAGAGACTGGAGAACGAGAggttggaaagagagagagagagggaaatgcAGGCTGCAGGGTTAGATGTCTGTGGGAACATTGTGGGACGAGGAGGAAATGAGAAGAACAACGTTGGCATGAACCAACACCAACACCAGCACAGAGAGATGGCAGCCGCCAGAGCTGACAGTGACAACAACCCAGGCAGCCATAACCCTCCAAGCCACAACCCACCCAAGATCCTGCCAGTGTCGGGAAAACTGGAGCAG GCGATGCAGAACAACTCAGGCCTTGTCCGTCCCTCTGCCTTCAAACCGGTGGTTCCCAAGAGCTTCCACTCCATGCAGAACCTGGTGGGCCAGGCAGGAGGGGCTGGGAGCGAGGGCAAGACTGAGGCAAGGAGTGAAGGGTACGGTGAGAGCAGAGGAGGCAGGAGAGGCAGGGACGGAGCAGGAGGAGAATCAGGAGAGGTCCCAGAGGCCCTGCTCCTGGACCAGGACAGCCCAGTGAGGGTCAGCAGAACTGAGGGCGGGGTAAATGGTAATGAAGTGGTTCAGGGAGGGATGTCTGATTCAGGGAGGAACTCCTTGACCAGCCTGCCCACCTATACAGGCTCGGGGTCCGGTTGTGGGCCCCCAGCAGTCCTGGGGCCGCTCAGTGCTTCCACCAGCCACATCAACAGGTTGGGCATGGCTGGGGCAACTGCAGGCCTGGACAAGCTGGAAAAGCCTGGCTATCAG AACGGGCTCAGCGCCTCAGACAGCGGTCGGTCTTCCTCAGGAAAGAGCTCCTCGTCCTATCAGAGACTGAGCCACCTGAGTGATGCCCCAGCACCTCTacgcccctccccctcctccgaTGACATCATCCAGGACCTCGAGGACCGCTTGTGGGAGAAAGAGCAAGAG GTTCAGCACATGCGCAGAAACCTGGACCAAAGTGAGGCAGCAATCGTTCAGGTGTTTGAGGAGAAGCAACGTATCTGGGAGCGACAGATGGACGAGCTGAGACAGAACTACGCCTCGCGCCTACAGCAG GTTACCCGTCGTGCTCAGCGCTCCCAGACTGCCCTGCAGGCCCAGATAGGCCGTCTGTCCCAGGACAAGAGGAGGCTCCAAGAGGAGATGGCGGCTCTGTTGGCCCAGAGAGAGGAGCTAGAGAGAAAGTGTCTGGATTACAGGAAGGAGCAGGCTGACATCTTGCCTCGTCTGGAGgagaccaagtgggag GTGTGTCAGAAGGCAGGAGAGATCTCCCTGCTGAAGCAGCAGCTGAGGGAGAGTCAGGCTGAAGTTACCCAGCGGGCTGGAGAGATGGTGGCACTGAGAGGCCAGCTGAAGGAGCTCAACGCCCAGCTGAGGGAGCGGGAGGAGACCATGCTGGGCCTGAAGGACTCCTATAGCACCAAGAGTCTGGAGCTTGAGAAGTGTGAGGGAGAGCTGAGGAGAACTCTGTCAGAG GTGTCGATCCTCAGAGAGAAGCTGGGCGTATTTGAGGCAGAGGTGCTCAGCTTAAAGCGGGCTCTGAGTGAAGTGAGCAGAGGAGCAGAAGTTGTTGTGAGCCCGAACTTAGCAGCTGCAGGACTGTTGCCCCCCTGGGGAATTGTCCACTGCACACGTAACCCCACTGAGCCCTCAACCAACTCTCTCACCCCCACAGCTGACACCCTGTTGAGTCTCCAGAGTGACGAAGCCAAAGCCCAAAGGCAGGAGGCTCAGAGACAGGAGAGGCAGCAACGTGAAGAAGCTCAATGGCGTGACGTGCAGCAGCGGCAAGAAGCCCACATGCAGCAGGACATCCGAATGCGTCAGGATGCCACAATCAGACCAGAAGCCCAACTCCGCCAGGAGGCCCAGCTTCGTCAGGAGGCTCATCTCCGCCATGAAGCCCAACTACGCCAAGAAGCACAGCTGCGGCAAGAGGTGCAGCTCCGTCAGGAGGCCCAGCTTTGCCATGAGGCCCAAATGCGCCAAGAGGCCCAGCTACGTCACGAAGCCCAACTCTGCCAGGAGGCACAACTGCGTCAGGATGGCCACCAGGCACAGCGAGGCCAGGAGGGTCACTGGGACGAGGCAGGGGAGCTGCGCAGGCAACTAGAGCAGCTGCAGGCCGCTTTGCGTCTGGAGCGGCAACAACGGGAACGTCAGGCCCTCAACTTCGACCAGGAGCGACACACCTGGCAGGACGAGAAGGAACGGGTTTTGAAATACCAGGctcagctgcagctcagctATGTGGAAACGCTGCAGAAGAACCAAGCTTTGGAAAAACGTATGAGCCAGTTGGGAGCCAAACCAAACACAAcgtccaccaccaccactatcaccactaccaccaccacctcccccACCTCTTCCAATTCTCCACCTCCAGCACCAGCCCTCTCACCCCTGTCTCCTCAGTCCCCACCCTCGCTCCCTGGCCCTATTGCCCTCACCATCTCTCCACCTTGTGAAGATCAGAAAGGCCCTCCTTCTCTCCACCAGCTTGCCAATCCCTGGGCAGGACCCTCACGTCTGGAGAGGATAGAGTCCACTGAGATATAG